A region from the Ptychodera flava strain L36383 chromosome 12, AS_Pfla_20210202, whole genome shotgun sequence genome encodes:
- the LOC139144890 gene encoding uncharacterized protein, with amino-acid sequence MSCRIFACLFVLLLSFLIVLSQENDVYGTVNVGVLVSVNGTNSTLINSSPQLFTITENDEQGFLPVYLLIYNGTEAEADFDPSLITGDIMVFCEISTTYSEGDTVVDFYFGLIEQGSTTDEVQYIPISQGRSVEVQCSGEYFNVTADHDLFNMTTSAGFPGYVGVQKSPIVSFCSDVITVPNEEIPYRRNPVVPVILSEEVTGSNVTISCEVSQIVSDTVPLLLWFEDVLIEVGGREAFMEYEVLQKGDPVLVQCTAQSENGTQFLTNTSSGDEAMFRLDVGDVQLIPVLNKVRQTELITYLVLDDPISVNSESVTFTCVLTSADSTESAREIADNPTCEPYRETRPTNPEPQPTNSTNGTSSVAPTTTPPTTVPTTIGDLTTIGYPANVSTFWYMEFANYEFNQGDLFKTVVLKHPPSVPSPIQELVVVTCCAPPENNANPKYINETTALLMVVDLTKDIAVNWTLASDSTNKETETVINNPAYVELAPCECDMTRGSCDTNCCCDTDCTEDELETFSSCIPGLEGGQEGDPYEYVCENVNIYTPDWHPLLCIEMYSTPYLGLYYDTKFGIRTMEGYRNTLATTEDGYDYADPGRRYGQDSGVTSAGYKQGVGIRTAFALTNQEGYLSLPTPSASVGTCSWMSPIQYLVDANSSCVQLPTQSLCSAVSFLSAQMYVMSSRITHPPCPPVATVVRNHGNSKSAATVLTNYYCTDDITPFLASNVTIEDLYPRFEPSFFPDNSTASGGIDISQLNRCAWDDGYTYPPAPEYDFDTAVCSNSVLSASYEIQWQGNEVIALVANFILGNISLDRDPSIPQTEPPSLEPAPPIARPTEAPTDGPSNTTTESQTEELSTIDSTTEETTVAATSMAVPTSFVITTPRPTPVNGTDSPPTSPPPDENTTLTGFPPFTQFFSVYYTYLNQPEENFETGILDPPELEERSGNPGYVFGKLVLTGKAIYQYPEVVENITAPINCTGNFTIDPPECNATEVTTFPPTEPAATFININTTDPYRLKLWNPGPGSLCSESSYRDIFFGEDITSGCIVRLGWSQFQNCTDLRNLMEGQLQQLFQADRIGKRGNSDPDVESDWAEIFNPIDHEYIAPIPTTGAPTTIPETSTPPWQREVVPEVTQTLEQIVGTCEDVPTGINVEILITETAEVRGMKQRAIMSARVNYTTSTLRLSCIGANGVSCYGDYASSYNHSDDEPVQSFVITSTVTFITVPPNEPEPVISYYENYTDVCKYDTCAWEAFYPMTIHNKGGDYYDNLGYGLFLVLVVLVYYVMTRPWF; translated from the exons ATGAGTTGTCGAATTTTTGCTTGCCTCTTTGTATTGCTTTTGTCCTTCCTTATAGTGTTGTCACAAG AAAATGATGTCTATGGTACTGTAAATGTTGGTGTATTGGTTTCTGTGAATGGTACCAATTCAACTCTCATCAACTCCTCACCTCAGCTGTTCacaatcactgaaaatgatgaACAGGGCTTCCTACCAGTCTacttgctaatttacaatggCACAGAGGCTGAGGCAGATTTTGACCCCTCTTTGATCACAGGTGAT ATCATGGTTTTCTGTGAGATTTCAACCACCTACAGTGAGGGAGACACAGTGGTTGATttttactttggcctaattgaGCAGGGAAGCACAACTGATGAAGTACAATACAT CCCTATCAGTCAAGGCAGATCTGTTGAAGTCCAGTGTAGTGGGGAATATTTCAACGTTACTGCAGACCATGATCTCTTCAATATGACTACATCTGCAGGGTTTCCAGG ATATGTAGGAGTGCAGAAGAGTCCTATAGTCAGTTTCTGTTCAGATGTCATAACAGTGCCAAATGAGGAGATCCCATACAGGAGAAATCCTGTTGTTCCTGTTATTCTGAG TGAAGAGGTCACTGGTTCAAATGTTACTATTTCCTGTGAAGTATCACAGATTGTATCAG ACACTGTACCGTTATTGCTGTGGTTTGAAGATGTCCTCATAGAAGTCGGAGGAAGAGAAGCGTTT ATGGAGTACGAAGTCTTACAGAAAGGTGACCCCGTGCTAGTGCAGTGCACAGCCCAGTCAGAGAATGGAACCCAGTTCCTCACAAACACATCATCAG GTGATGAGGCGATGTTTAGATTGGATGTTGGTGATGTACAGCTCATCCCAGTCTTGAACAAAGTGCGTCAGACAGAGTTGATCACGTACCTTGTACTTGATGACCCCATCTCCGTCAACAGCGAAAGTGTCACGTTCACCTGTGTGCTGACGTCAGCAGACAGCACTGAATCAGCCAGGGAGATTGCTGACAACCCGACGTGTGAACCGTACAGAGAGACAAGACCAACAAATCCTGAACCAC AACCAACGAACTCAACCAATGGCACGTCATCGGTTGCTCCGACAACGACTCCACCAACTACGGTGCCCACAACCATCGGTGATCTCACAACAATTGGCTATCCAGCAAATGTTAGTACATTCTGGTATATGGAGTTTGCAAACTATGAATTTAAT caaGGTGATCTTTTTAAGACAGTTGTTTTGAAGCATCCACCTTCTGTTCCCTCACCCATACAAGAGTTGGTGGTAGTGACGTGCTGTGCCCCACCAGAAAATAATGCCAATCCCAAGTACATCAATGAAACCACTGCACTACTCATGGTTGTTGACCTAACCAAAGATATTGCGGTCAACTGGACTCTAGCATCAG ATTCAACCAATAAGGAGACAGAAACAGTCATAAATAATCCTGCATACGTGGAGTTGGCACCATGTGAGTGTGACATGACAAGAGGAAGTTGTGATACCAACTGTTGTTGTGATACT GATTGTACCGAGGATGAACTTGAGACGTTCAGTTCCTGCATACCAGGATTGGAAGGAGGCCAAGAAGGAGATCCATATGAGTATGTCTGTGAGAATGTCAACATCTACACACCTGACTGGCATCCATTACTCTGCATAGAGATGTACAGCACTCCCTATTTGGGACTGTACTATGACACCAAATTTGGCATCAGGACCATGGAAGGCTATCGAAATACCCTAGCTACGACTGAAGATGGATACGACTATGCAGATCCAGGCAGGAGATATGGCCAGGATTCCGGTGTCACATCTGCCGGTTACAAGCAAGGAGTTGGCATTAGGACTGCGTTTGCACTCACAAACCAGGAGGGTTACTTGTCTCTGCCGACACCCAGCGCATCGGTTGGAACCTGCTCATGGATGTCACCCATTCAGTATCTGGTAGATGCTAACTCCTCCTGTGTTCAGCTTCCCACTCAATCTCTGTGTTCAGCCGTCTCATTCTTGAGTGCGCAGATGTATGTCATGTCATCCAGGATCACACATCCCCCTTGCCCGCCGGTCGCCACGGTTGTCCGAAACCATGGCAACAGCAAGAGTGCGGCTACTGTCCTCACTAACTACTACTGCACAGATGACATAACACCATTTCTTGCTTCAAACGTGACCATTGAAGACCTGTATCCCAGATTTGAGCCATCTTTCTTCCCGGACAACAGCACTGCCAGCGGAGGCATTGATATCTCCCAGCTTAACAGATGTGCCTGGGACGATGGATATACATACCCACCAGCACCAGAGTATGACTTCGACACAGCTGTCTGCAGTAATTCTGTCCTCAGTGCTAGCTATGAAATCCAATGGCAGGGCAACGAGGTGATAGCACTGGTTGCCAATTTCATTTTAGGGAATATAAGTCTAGATAGGGATCCCAGCATACCACAAACCGAGCCACCATCACTGGAACCAGCCCCACCTATTGCCCGGCCCACGGAGGCTCCAACTGATGGGCCTAGCAACACCACCACTGAATCACAGACCGAGGAACTATCAACCATAGACAGCACTACGGAAGAAACCACTGTCGCAGCTACGTCTATGGCAGTGCCGACCTCTTTCGTCATAACGACACCACGCCCCACTCCAGTCAATGGCACAGACTCACCACCCACATCCCCTCCACCGGATGAAAACACAACCCTGACAGGATTCCCGCCTTTTACTCAGTTCTTCTCTGTGTACTATACCTACCTGAACCAGCCAGAGGAAAACTTCGAAACCGGAATTCTTGATCCTCCAGAGCTGGAAGAAAGATCAGGAAATCCAGGATACGTGTTTGGAAAACTTGTCCTCACCGGCAAGGCCATCTACCAGTATCCAGAAGTTGTAGAAAACATAACAGCTCCTATTAACTGCACCGGTAATTTTACAATTGATCCACCAGAGTGTAACGCCACAGAAGTAACAACGTTCCCTCCAACTGAACCAGCAGCAACATTTATAAATATTAACACGACAGATCCATACAGATTAAAACTTTGGAATCCAG GCCCAGGAAGTCTATGTTCAGAGTCCAGTTACAGAGATATCTTCTTTGGTGAGGATATAACATCAGGTTGTATTGTCAGACTTGGATGGTCACAGTTTCAAAACTGCACTGATCTCAG GAATCTGATGGAAGGTCAACTCCAGCAGCTGTTTCAAGCAGATAGGATTGGTAAGCGGGGCAACTCTGACCCCGATGTGGAAAGTGACTGGGCTGAAATATTCAA TCCAATAGATCATGAGTACATTGCACCCATTCCTACCACTGGTGCACCCACTACTATACCAGAGACCAGCACCCCACCTTGGCAGAGGGAGGTCGTACCTGAAGTTACCCAGACCTTAGAGCAGATCGTCGGCACCTGTGAAGATGTGCCAACGGGCATTAATGTGGAAATTCTGATCACAGAGACTGCAGAGGTCCGGGGAATGAAACAGAGGGCCATCATGTCAGCCAGAGTCAA TTACACCACATCAACCTTAAGACTCAGCTGTATTGGTGCAAACGGAGTCAGTTGCTATGGCGATTATGCATCCTCCTACAATCACAGTGATGATGAGCCAGTCCAGTCGTTTGTCATCACAAGTACAGTGACCTTTATCACCGTCCCTCCTAATGAGCCAGAACCTGTCATTTC GTACTATGAAAACTACACCGATGTTTGCAAGTATGACACGTGTGCATGGGAAGCGTTCTACCCAATGACAATTCATAACAAAGGTGGAGATTACTATGATAACCTTGGCTATGGACTTTTCCTAGTCCTTGTTGTCTTGGTATACTATGTCATGACAAGACCTTGGTTCTGA